One window of Cohnella hashimotonis genomic DNA carries:
- a CDS encoding sensor histidine kinase, with protein sequence MPTLHFSSSTNIKDLVGRRLVTNKISAIFELVKNSFDADAEEVNVLIDPDKDILIISDDGSGMDLKDIKTMWMVIGTDNKKGINLTPKGRPINGEKGIGRFSVDRLGNKLQLISRKENTDQTICVDFDWGKFEDQENKLLSDIPIQYSLNTSIKKKKGVILKISGLRDSWTKTEIETLEKRLKGMLSPFSSLENNPFKIILDCKKFGYDKKTLEAYKLDEISSLWVEMNIEVSNPHVVNYEVYRNGALIEENSYPNKFNFGPVKVVIYSFDKGDKQSFNHRFKEHVKDYGNIRIYRDVFQIYPYGEAQNDWLELELRKSQGHFRFLGVRDIIGFIQIYREHNTQFIDATNRQGLEETEALNQLKNFIGKDVMSKLEEYFFFKKFKVADSQHVEHRVEITEATKKLNTMAKDIKKFSPELAKQVTDLTKVIRSSNIEQDKIIKNQQQLVEVYKRLASKETLLQGIIHQVLIRLQNLETSVWNQRADLKKILIDESLLNIISNNENFILETAKEVKSYLLGARDYLLKKREKVEINLFEQLTRIFNSFNNTFTNEGIQHSLSGPQNVRYKVDLNDLKVIFENLISNAVKSLRNIYDRNKNITISYEVSATKLNIFFRDNGVGIDEAIIPHIFSPFYTTTEGGFGMGLSIVDELVKNNNGEINLIKSDIGAAFQISFNLGD encoded by the coding sequence TTGCCTACACTACATTTTAGTTCTTCAACGAATATAAAGGACCTTGTAGGTAGAAGACTTGTAACCAATAAAATTTCTGCGATTTTCGAATTAGTTAAGAATTCATTTGATGCTGATGCTGAAGAAGTTAACGTTTTAATAGATCCGGATAAAGATATTTTAATTATAAGTGATGATGGTTCAGGTATGGACTTAAAAGATATAAAGACCATGTGGATGGTAATTGGAACTGATAACAAAAAAGGGATTAACTTGACCCCAAAAGGTCGCCCGATTAATGGAGAAAAGGGTATTGGTAGGTTTTCTGTCGATAGATTAGGAAACAAGCTTCAACTGATAAGTCGGAAAGAAAACACGGATCAAACCATATGTGTTGATTTTGACTGGGGGAAATTTGAAGATCAAGAGAATAAACTATTAAGTGATATCCCCATCCAATATTCTCTAAACACATCTATCAAAAAGAAAAAAGGTGTAATTTTAAAAATATCAGGCTTGCGAGATTCATGGACTAAAACTGAAATTGAAACACTCGAGAAGCGTCTTAAAGGCATGCTGTCTCCATTTTCGAGTCTAGAAAACAATCCATTCAAAATCATACTAGATTGCAAGAAATTTGGATATGACAAAAAAACATTAGAAGCTTATAAGCTGGATGAGATAAGCTCACTCTGGGTTGAAATGAACATCGAAGTCAGTAATCCTCATGTTGTTAACTACGAGGTATATAGGAATGGCGCATTAATTGAAGAAAACAGTTATCCAAACAAGTTTAATTTTGGGCCGGTTAAGGTAGTTATATATTCATTTGATAAGGGAGATAAGCAATCTTTTAATCATAGATTTAAAGAACATGTCAAAGATTACGGAAACATTCGAATTTATAGGGACGTTTTTCAAATTTATCCTTATGGTGAGGCGCAAAATGACTGGCTTGAACTTGAATTAAGAAAATCACAAGGACATTTTAGGTTTTTGGGTGTGCGCGATATTATAGGTTTCATTCAAATCTACCGCGAACATAACACTCAATTTATTGACGCAACTAATAGACAAGGTCTAGAAGAAACAGAAGCCCTTAATCAATTAAAAAATTTTATTGGAAAAGATGTAATGAGTAAATTAGAAGAATACTTTTTTTTCAAAAAATTCAAAGTTGCTGACAGCCAACATGTAGAACATCGTGTTGAAATAACAGAAGCCACGAAAAAACTAAATACAATGGCTAAAGATATTAAAAAGTTCTCTCCTGAACTGGCTAAACAAGTTACAGATCTTACTAAAGTAATTAGAAGTAGCAATATTGAACAAGATAAAATTATTAAAAATCAACAACAACTTGTTGAGGTATACAAGAGATTAGCTAGCAAAGAAACATTGCTTCAAGGTATTATTCATCAGGTTTTAATTCGCTTACAGAATTTAGAGACTTCCGTTTGGAACCAAAGAGCAGACTTAAAGAAAATTTTAATAGATGAAAGTTTGCTCAACATTATTTCCAACAATGAAAATTTTATTTTAGAAACAGCAAAAGAAGTTAAAAGCTATTTATTAGGTGCGAGAGATTACCTTCTCAAAAAAAGGGAAAAAGTTGAAATAAATCTTTTTGAACAACTTACAAGGATATTCAATTCTTTTAATAATACTTTTACAAATGAAGGTATACAGCATTCGCTGAGCGGACCACAAAACGTAAGGTATAAAGTAGACTTAAACGATCTAAAAGTAATATTTGAGAACCTTATTTCCAATGCAGTTAAGTCTTTGAGAAATATTTACGATAGAAATAAAAACATAACTATCTCTTATGAAGTATCTGCAACAAAATTAAACATTTTTTTTAGAGATAATGGTGTTGGTATAGATGAAGCCATTATTCCTCACATTTTTTCTCCATTCTATACAACTACAGAAGGTGGTTTTGGAATGGGACTTTCTATCGTAGATGAATTAGTTAAGAATAATAATGGAGAGATTAATCTTATTAAATCTGACATTGGTGCTGCCTTTCAGATTAGTTTTAACTTGGGGGATTAA